A stretch of Blastocatellia bacterium DNA encodes these proteins:
- a CDS encoding FxsA family protein, with amino-acid sequence MKLIGKLFLLFTVITVVETYLLVLLTQYTNIWATIAMIVVPGMLGAYLAKREGRQAISRIKAALRLEQEPTTAVLDGALLLVAAAFLITPGVLSDLTGLLLMIPTVRRPIREYIKNRVKQMIDNQINGGAMKFFSLPFGMNVDNFSRRDENVIDIKVEK; translated from the coding sequence ATGAAATTAATAGGTAAACTCTTTTTACTTTTTACTGTAATTACAGTAGTTGAAACATATCTACTGGTTTTATTAACACAATACACAAATATTTGGGCAACTATTGCAATGATTGTAGTACCTGGAATGCTAGGAGCATACTTAGCTAAAAGGGAAGGTCGTCAAGCAATTAGTAGAATCAAAGCTGCACTACGGCTTGAACAAGAACCGACTACAGCCGTTTTGGACGGGGCATTACTGTTAGTAGCAGCAGCATTTTTGATCACCCCTGGAGTATTAAGCGATTTAACAGGTTTATTATTAATGATTCCTACTGTACGTCGTCCAATTAGAGAATATATCAAAAATCGTGTTAAACAAATGATTGATAATCAAATTAATGGCGGAGCAATGAAATTTTTCTCGCTACCTTTTGGAATGAATGTAGATAATTTTTCTCGTCGTGATGAGAATGTAATTGATATTAAAGTTGAAAAGTAG
- a CDS encoding S9 family peptidase: protein MRKFILSLLVIFYLSGNLLAQENLSETSKEGRKQIGNLVLENIPEISQPIFERTAQYQNVRAATFMGWHPVNKGVLISTRFGDSAQLHYVASPNSYRKQLTFFREPVANASYSRSKEHKGFVFAMDRGGGEFFQFYWFDEESGRHTLLTDGKSRNESFVWSNKGDRAAFVSTKRNNRDFDIYLMEGKDLKTVKLLKEVVGQWNVQDWSADDSKLLINNYISANESYLFVLDVATGELKEINPTQKTKKISYQDAQFSADGKGIYYASDEGSEFLQLTYYDLATNKKQILLPNLNWNIENIAVSDNGQWFAYAVNEGGISKLYLTNTANFSNPQNVALEKGVIGRLDFDPTSTQLGFSFSSAQTPGDVYSYDLSNKTVTRWTTSEVGGLNPDSFVNPELIEYPSFDNIDGKARLIPAFYYKPKTDKKSLPVIINIHGGPEGQSRPSFNATINYWVNELGAAVLVPNVRGSSGYGKTYLELDNGFKREDSVKDIGKLLDWIATRPELDPSRVAVIGGSYGGYMSLACMTHFNARLKCAVDIVGISNFVTFLESTQEYRRDLRRPEYGDERDPKMKEFLLNISPTNNASKITKPLFVVQGKNDPRVPLSEAEQMVKTVKNNGGVVWYLLANDEGHGFRKKVNQEFYLSALSVFFEEHLLK, encoded by the coding sequence ATGAGAAAATTTATTTTATCTTTATTGGTAATATTTTATTTAAGCGGTAATTTACTTGCACAAGAAAACCTTTCTGAAACGTCTAAAGAAGGTAGAAAACAGATAGGTAATTTAGTTTTAGAAAATATTCCAGAAATTTCCCAGCCAATCTTTGAACGCACGGCACAGTATCAAAATGTTAGAGCAGCAACTTTTATGGGCTGGCACCCTGTAAACAAAGGTGTTTTGATTTCTACAAGATTTGGTGATTCTGCTCAACTACATTATGTTGCTAGCCCAAATTCTTATCGTAAGCAATTAACTTTTTTTCGTGAACCCGTAGCTAATGCTTCTTATAGTCGAAGTAAAGAGCATAAAGGCTTTGTTTTTGCTATGGACAGAGGCGGAGGAGAATTTTTTCAATTTTACTGGTTTGATGAAGAAAGTGGACGACATACTTTATTAACAGATGGAAAGTCTCGTAATGAATCTTTTGTTTGGTCAAATAAAGGCGATAGGGCTGCATTTGTTAGCACTAAACGTAATAACCGAGATTTTGATATCTATTTGATGGAAGGAAAAGACTTAAAAACTGTTAAGTTGTTAAAAGAGGTTGTTGGACAATGGAATGTTCAAGATTGGTCAGCAGATGACAGTAAACTATTAATTAATAATTATATTTCTGCTAATGAAAGCTATTTGTTTGTCTTAGATGTTGCCACAGGTGAGCTAAAAGAAATCAACCCAACTCAAAAAACTAAAAAAATTTCTTACCAAGATGCGCAATTTTCTGCTGATGGTAAAGGCATTTATTATGCTTCGGATGAAGGAAGCGAATTTTTACAACTTACCTACTATGATTTAGCTACAAATAAAAAACAGATTCTTTTACCAAATTTGAATTGGAATATTGAAAATATTGCTGTGTCGGATAACGGACAATGGTTTGCATATGCTGTCAATGAAGGTGGAATTAGCAAACTTTACTTAACCAATACAGCAAATTTTTCTAATCCACAAAATGTAGCACTAGAAAAAGGTGTAATTGGGCGACTAGATTTTGATCCAACTAGTACACAGCTAGGTTTTAGTTTTAGTTCTGCTCAAACGCCAGGCGATGTCTATTCTTATGACTTAAGTAATAAAACTGTTACTCGTTGGACAACTAGCGAAGTAGGAGGATTAAATCCAGATAGTTTTGTTAATCCTGAATTGATTGAATATCCAAGTTTTGACAACATAGATGGAAAAGCTCGATTAATTCCTGCTTTTTATTACAAACCAAAAACGGATAAAAAATCTTTACCTGTAATTATTAATATTCATGGAGGCCCTGAAGGTCAATCTCGCCCATCATTTAATGCAACTATTAACTATTGGGTAAATGAATTGGGTGCAGCCGTGTTAGTTCCAAATGTTCGTGGTTCAAGTGGTTATGGAAAGACTTATTTAGAGCTAGATAATGGTTTTAAGCGGGAGGATTCTGTAAAGGATATAGGTAAATTATTGGACTGGATTGCAACACGTCCAGAACTTGACCCTAGCCGTGTTGCTGTAATTGGTGGTTCTTATGGCGGTTATATGTCTTTGGCTTGTATGACACATTTTAATGCACGCTTAAAATGCGCTGTTGATATTGTAGGAATAAGTAATTTTGTTACTTTTCTGGAAAGCACTCAAGAATATCGTCGTGACCTACGCCGTCCAGAATATGGAGATGAACGCGATCCTAAAATGAAAGAATTTTTGCTAAATATTTCTCCTACAAATAATGCTAGTAAAATTACTAAGCCACTTTTTGTTGTACAAGGAAAAAATGATCCTCGTGTACCACTAAGCGAAGCAGAACAAATGGTAAAAACAGTAAAAAATAATGGTGGTGTAGTCTGGTATTTGCTAGCAAATGATGAAGGTCATGGATTTCGCAAAAAAGTTAACCAAGAATTCTATCTAAGTGCATTAAGTGTATTTTTTGAAGAACACTTACTAAAATAG